The proteins below come from a single Etheostoma spectabile isolate EspeVRDwgs_2016 chromosome 4, UIUC_Espe_1.0, whole genome shotgun sequence genomic window:
- the ubap2a gene encoding ubiquitin-associated protein 2a isoform X1, translating into MMSSLGGDKARGPREKALPAATHTSQPQKQIQATAEQIRLAQVIYDKNDADFEDKVNQLMEVTGKNQDECMVALHDCNEDVSRAINFLLESTSDMTSWETVGKKKPLVKEGPSDSKENKENREKKGEREASKGRPAANRKGRGASRSRQARPEENGVEVMPVDRGSDRGRRARGGGRGSGGRGRGPPGSRFSAQGMGIFNPADYTSEAGSGTTQTEVWDTVANNSTDGTVTWRPTMEDWASEEWSEDVSLSETKVFTSSCAPAAENHITLGQSLDLASLLQKPVVGGREPPSSSSSQSLVFTNSHHHQAPQQQPPHSRNATSSTSYAHAALSSVLGAGFGDLGQAKRTQPSAGAQILEQLKGPGLGPLPSSQATPPASTQGSNTSIGRLPGLGAPVPPPSSSSWDIKLSESTSLSSQFSREFGLQPEPSLVLSQLVQRHTGPSLPLARQPSPPSQHQTPPASASPAPHHTSSPAQTGLVMAVTGAKPPAPGTGLDPQGGTTPQQQRAQLKAPKRRIPPTSKIPSTAVEMPGSADIPGLNLQFGALDFGSESAMPEFGVVDNCASAASRESTPAPCPAPPSKGAGTVSQTSLYSKPLSESLGSPLSVALPLPLSSSEPVYHSSVPLPSLTPSSLVTANSSNPPSCSSTAPTTSSSVPSSSHFSTVGGSYDGTMPPHTRLAFSQSKEATGPVMNGLNGVRTSVALDTSSASSTPKPESPSMNITNGTSAPSSLLPSTLTAHNSTTLSNLAQDMPSASHLNSLNSHVSSHSSVSALGSSSLTYTSVDNSSVSSLAPSTGSYSSSQPSALHSTHNSSNSSSSGISHLANMGNNMSSTVAGIVGISGLHSAAIAASTALGLCSNGATATSNLSAPRTTPLLSSSTGKAPPNLSQGVPPLLPNQYIMGPGGLLPAYPQIYGYEDLHMLQSRLPMPSLQDYYGITFPGPTATLSGRDGSLANNPYSGEVTKFGRNDSTSPAPPTSLAAPQPPQGQSQGQSQAQPQPPQAQGQPQHHSSQQAFLPPGYSYTGLPYYAGVPGAVPSAAAFQYGHTMFVPPGGPGPASAKQHTMGLGLGNPSASPFQQQTQQQSSGYGQHTFSSGYEELTAGPAGVDYSKGYNSSSQAQAKSAASGPGKGVSVTSSNSGVPDISGSVYNKTQSFDKQGFHAGTPPPFSLPSALGGPGPLNPGAAPGGYAPAPFLHILPHQQPHSQLLHHHLAQDGQGGPSQRGQSSSLQQKSQVNKSSYGSSPYWAN; encoded by the exons atgatgaGCTCGCTGGGCGGCGACAAGGCCCGGGGCCCTCGGGAAAAAGCACTGCCTGCTGCCACTCACACATCACAACCACAGAAACAAATACAG GCTACTGCTGAGCAGATCCGGCTTGCCCAAGTGATCTATGACAAGAATGATGCTGACTTTGAGGATAAAGTTAACCAG CTGATGGAGGTGACTGGGAAGAACCAGGATGAGTGCATGGTAGCGCTCCACGACTGCAACGAAGATGTTAGCAGAGCCATCAACTTTCTCTTGGAAAGCACTTCAGACATG ACCTCATGGGAGACGGTAGGGAAGAAGAAGCCCCTGGTGAAGGAGGGTCCATCAGACAGCAAGGAGAACAAGGAAAACAGggagaagaaaggagagagggaggctaGCAAGGGCCGTCCGGCTGCCAACCGCAAGGGCAGGGGGGCCAGTCGCAGCCGTCAGG CACGTCCAGAGGAGAATGGCGTGGAGGTGATGCCAGTGGACAGGGGTTCAGATCGAGGTCGGAGGGCTAGAGGTGGTGGCCGAG GATCTGGAGGTAGAGGCAGAGGACCACCAGGGAGCCGGTTCTCAGCCCAGGGCATGGG AATCTTCAATCCAGCAGACTATACCTCAGAGGCTGGTTCAGGGACCACACAAACTGAGGTGTGGGACACGGTGGCCAACAACAGCACAGATGGGACAG TGACTTGGAGGCCTACCATGGAAGACTGGGCATCTGAGGAGTGGAGTGAGGATGTTAGT CTCTCAGAGACCAAAGTGTTCACCTCCTCATGTGCACCTGCTGCTGAGAATCACATCACACTTGGGCAAAG TCTGGACCTCGCCTCTCTGCTACAGAAGCCTGTGGTTGGAGGAAGAGAACCACCATCGTCCTCTTCCTCTCAGAGTCTGGTCTTCACCAACTCCCACCACCACCAGGCACCGCAACAGCAGCCGCCCCACAGCCGCAACGCCACCAGTAGCACAAGCTATGCTCATGCTGCTCtg TCGTCAGTTCTGGGAGCTGGTTTTGGGGACTTGGGCCAGGCCAAAAGGACTCAGCCCAGTGCTGGAGCTCAGATACTGGAACAGCTGAAGGGTCCTGGCTTGGGTCCGCTACCCTCATCCCAGGCCACGCCTCCTGCCAGCACCCAAGGAAGCAACACCTCCATTGGCCGACTGCCAGGCCTGGGAGCACCTGTACCTCCACCTTCCTCATCAAGCTGGGACATTAAGCTTTCAGAATCCACCTCGCTGTCCTCTCAGTTCAGCC GTGAGTTTGGCCTGCAGCCAGAGCCTTCTCTTGTGCTGAGCCAGCTGGTTCAGCGGCACACCGGCCCCTCCTTGCCTCTGGCACGTCAACCTAGTCCTCCATCGCAACATCAAACTCCCCCTGCTTCAGCCTCGCCTGCTCCCCACCACACCAGCTCACCAGCACAGACAGGCCTGGTGATGGCGGTTACTGGTGCTAAACCTCCTGCCCCTGGCACTGGGCTGGACCCTCAGGGCGGCACTACACCACAGCAGCAACGGGCACAGCTCAAAGCTCCGAAACGAAGGATACCTCCCACGTCGAAA ATCCCCTCCACAGCAGTAGAGATGCCAGGCTCGGCTGACATCCCCGGGCTAAACCTCCAATTTGGAGCTCTGGACTTTGGCTCGGAGTCGGCGATGCCAGAGTTTGGAGTTGTGGACAATTGCGCAAGTGCAGCATCCAGGGAGTCCACACCGGCCCCTTGCCCTGCACCACCTTCAAAGGGAGCAGGGACAGTGAGCCAGACAAGCCTGTACTCCAAACCGCTCAG TGAGTCCCTGGGCAGCCCTCTCTCCGTTGCCCTGCCACTGCCCCTCTCCTCATCAGAGCCAGTGTATCACTCCTCGGTGCCGTTGCCCAGCCTCACTCCTTCCTCATTAGTGACTGCCAACTCTTCGAATCCTCCCTCCTGTTCTTCAACAGCCCCCACCACTTCCTCCTCTGTACCCTCCTCCTCTCACTTCTCCACAGTGGGGGGAAGTTACGATGGGACCATGCCACCTCACACACGACTGGCCTTTTCCCAGAGCAAAGAGGCCACGGGGCCAGTCATG AATGGTCTAAATGGTGTAAGGACCTCAGTTGCTCTGGACA CTTCATCAGCATCCTCCACACCGAAGCCAGAGTCGCCGTCAATGAACATCACCAACGGAACCTCCGCACCTTCCTCCCTCTTACCCTCTACCCTGACTGCACACAATTCCACCACACTCTCCAACCTGGCACAGGACATGCCCTCAGCCAGCCATCTCAACTCACTCAACAG CCATGTCAGCAGTCATTCCTCAGTCTCAGCTCTGGGCTCCAGCTCTCTCACT TACACCAGTGTTGACAACAGCAGTGTGAGCTCTCTGGCTCCTTCCACTGGCTCCTACTCGTCATCGCAGCCCTCAGCACTCCACTCAAcccacaacagcagcaacagtagCAGCAGCGGCATCAGCCACCTGGCCAACATGGGTAACAACATGAGCAGCACCGTCGCTGGTATTGTTGGCATCAGTGGACTTCACTCTGCTGCCATTGCCGCCAGCACCGCGCTGGGACTCTGCTCCAATGGAGCTACTGCCACGTCCAACCTCTCTGCACCGAGGACCACACCCctgctctcctcctccactg GTAAAGCTCCTCCTAACTTGTCCCAGGGAGTGCCTCCTCTACTGCCAAACCAGTATATCATGGGCCCAGGGGGGCTGCTGCCAGCATACCCA CAGATCTATGGTTACGAAGACCTCCATATGCTCCAGTCCAGACTGCCAATG CCCTCTTTGCAGGATTACTATGGAATCACATTCCCTGGCCCCACAGCGACTCTCTCTGGTAGAGACGGGAGCCTAGCCAACAACCCCTACTCAG GTGAAGTCACAAAGTTTGGCAGGAACGACTCCACCTCCCCGGCACCCCCCACAAGCCTGGCGGCCCCGCAGCCTCCCCAGGGACAGAGCCAAGGACAGAGCCAGGCCCAGCCCCAGCCTCCTCAGGCCCAGGGCCAGCCGCAGCACCACAGCAGTCAGCAGGCCTTTCTGCCTCCAGGCTACAGCTACACAGGCCTGCCTTACTACGCTGGAGTGCCTGGAGCCGTACCCAGTGCTGCTGCCTTCCAGTATGGCCACACCATGTTTGTTCCTCCCGGGGGTCCGGGACCAGCCTCGGCCAAGCAGCATACTATGGGCCTTGGTCTGGGAAACCCCTCAGCTAGCCCCTTCCAGCAGCAGACACAGCAGCAGTCCAGCGGTTACGGCCAGCACACCTTCAGCTCAG GGTATGAGGAGCTGACAGCCGGGCCAGCAGGAGTGGACTACAGCAAAGGATACAACTCCTCCTCACAGGCACAAGCCAAATCTGCTGCTTCTGGACCTGGGAAAg GCGTCTCGGTGACCTCCAGTAACTCGGGTGTGCCGGACATCAGCGGAAGTGTTTACAATAAGACCCAG TCTTTTGATAAGCAAGGTTTCCATGCGGGGACCCCCCCTCCCTTCAGTCTGCCATCAGCACTGGGGGGTCCAGGGCCTCTGAACCCTGGAGCAGCTCCTGGAGGCTATGCACCGGCCCCATTCCTCCACATCCTGCCTCACCAGCAACCACACTCACAGCTGCTGCACCACCATTTAGCTCAGGATGGACAG GGTGGTCCTAGCCAGCGTGGCCAGtccagcagcctgcagcagaaGAGCCAAGTCAACAAGTCGAGCTATGGCAGCTCCCCCTACTGGGCCAACTAA
- the ubap2a gene encoding ubiquitin-associated protein 2a isoform X2: MMSSLGGDKARGPREKALPAATHTSQPQKQIQATAEQIRLAQVIYDKNDADFEDKVNQLMEVTGKNQDECMVALHDCNEDVSRAINFLLESTSDMTSWETVGKKKPLVKEGPSDSKENKENREKKGEREASKGRPAANRKGRGASRSRQARPEENGVEVMPVDRGSDRGRRARGGGRGSGGRGRGPPGSRFSAQGMGIFNPADYTSEAGSGTTQTEVWDTVANNSTDGTVTWRPTMEDWASEEWSEDVSLSETKVFTSSCAPAAENHITLGQSLDLASLLQKPVVGGREPPSSSSSQSLVFTNSHHHQAPQQQPPHSRNATSSTSYAHAALSSVLGAGFGDLGQAKRTQPSAGAQILEQLKGPGLGPLPSSQATPPASTQGSNTSIGRLPGLGAPVPPPSSSSWDIKLSESTSLSSQFSREFGLQPEPSLVLSQLVQRHTGPSLPLARQPSPPSQHQTPPASASPAPHHTSSPAQTGLVMAVTGAKPPAPGTGLDPQGGTTPQQQRAQLKAPKRRIPPTSKIPSTAVEMPGSADIPGLNLQFGALDFGSESAMPEFGVVDNCASAASRESTPAPCPAPPSKGAGTVSQTSLYSKPLSESLGSPLSVALPLPLSSSEPVYHSSVPLPSLTPSSLVTANSSNPPSCSSTAPTTSSSVPSSSHFSTVGGSYDGTMPPHTRLAFSQSKEATGPVMNGLNGVRTSVALDTSSASSTPKPESPSMNITNGTSAPSSLLPSTLTAHNSTTLSNLAQDMPSASHLNSLNSHVSSHSSVSALGSSSLTYTSVDNSSVSSLAPSTGSYSSSQPSALHSTHNSSNSSSSGISHLANMGNNMSSTVAGIVGISGLHSAAIAASTALGLCSNGATATSNLSAPRTTPLLSSSTGKAPPNLSQGVPPLLPNQYIMGPGGLLPAYPIYGYEDLHMLQSRLPMPSLQDYYGITFPGPTATLSGRDGSLANNPYSGEVTKFGRNDSTSPAPPTSLAAPQPPQGQSQGQSQAQPQPPQAQGQPQHHSSQQAFLPPGYSYTGLPYYAGVPGAVPSAAAFQYGHTMFVPPGGPGPASAKQHTMGLGLGNPSASPFQQQTQQQSSGYGQHTFSSGYEELTAGPAGVDYSKGYNSSSQAQAKSAASGPGKGVSVTSSNSGVPDISGSVYNKTQSFDKQGFHAGTPPPFSLPSALGGPGPLNPGAAPGGYAPAPFLHILPHQQPHSQLLHHHLAQDGQGGPSQRGQSSSLQQKSQVNKSSYGSSPYWAN; the protein is encoded by the exons atgatgaGCTCGCTGGGCGGCGACAAGGCCCGGGGCCCTCGGGAAAAAGCACTGCCTGCTGCCACTCACACATCACAACCACAGAAACAAATACAG GCTACTGCTGAGCAGATCCGGCTTGCCCAAGTGATCTATGACAAGAATGATGCTGACTTTGAGGATAAAGTTAACCAG CTGATGGAGGTGACTGGGAAGAACCAGGATGAGTGCATGGTAGCGCTCCACGACTGCAACGAAGATGTTAGCAGAGCCATCAACTTTCTCTTGGAAAGCACTTCAGACATG ACCTCATGGGAGACGGTAGGGAAGAAGAAGCCCCTGGTGAAGGAGGGTCCATCAGACAGCAAGGAGAACAAGGAAAACAGggagaagaaaggagagagggaggctaGCAAGGGCCGTCCGGCTGCCAACCGCAAGGGCAGGGGGGCCAGTCGCAGCCGTCAGG CACGTCCAGAGGAGAATGGCGTGGAGGTGATGCCAGTGGACAGGGGTTCAGATCGAGGTCGGAGGGCTAGAGGTGGTGGCCGAG GATCTGGAGGTAGAGGCAGAGGACCACCAGGGAGCCGGTTCTCAGCCCAGGGCATGGG AATCTTCAATCCAGCAGACTATACCTCAGAGGCTGGTTCAGGGACCACACAAACTGAGGTGTGGGACACGGTGGCCAACAACAGCACAGATGGGACAG TGACTTGGAGGCCTACCATGGAAGACTGGGCATCTGAGGAGTGGAGTGAGGATGTTAGT CTCTCAGAGACCAAAGTGTTCACCTCCTCATGTGCACCTGCTGCTGAGAATCACATCACACTTGGGCAAAG TCTGGACCTCGCCTCTCTGCTACAGAAGCCTGTGGTTGGAGGAAGAGAACCACCATCGTCCTCTTCCTCTCAGAGTCTGGTCTTCACCAACTCCCACCACCACCAGGCACCGCAACAGCAGCCGCCCCACAGCCGCAACGCCACCAGTAGCACAAGCTATGCTCATGCTGCTCtg TCGTCAGTTCTGGGAGCTGGTTTTGGGGACTTGGGCCAGGCCAAAAGGACTCAGCCCAGTGCTGGAGCTCAGATACTGGAACAGCTGAAGGGTCCTGGCTTGGGTCCGCTACCCTCATCCCAGGCCACGCCTCCTGCCAGCACCCAAGGAAGCAACACCTCCATTGGCCGACTGCCAGGCCTGGGAGCACCTGTACCTCCACCTTCCTCATCAAGCTGGGACATTAAGCTTTCAGAATCCACCTCGCTGTCCTCTCAGTTCAGCC GTGAGTTTGGCCTGCAGCCAGAGCCTTCTCTTGTGCTGAGCCAGCTGGTTCAGCGGCACACCGGCCCCTCCTTGCCTCTGGCACGTCAACCTAGTCCTCCATCGCAACATCAAACTCCCCCTGCTTCAGCCTCGCCTGCTCCCCACCACACCAGCTCACCAGCACAGACAGGCCTGGTGATGGCGGTTACTGGTGCTAAACCTCCTGCCCCTGGCACTGGGCTGGACCCTCAGGGCGGCACTACACCACAGCAGCAACGGGCACAGCTCAAAGCTCCGAAACGAAGGATACCTCCCACGTCGAAA ATCCCCTCCACAGCAGTAGAGATGCCAGGCTCGGCTGACATCCCCGGGCTAAACCTCCAATTTGGAGCTCTGGACTTTGGCTCGGAGTCGGCGATGCCAGAGTTTGGAGTTGTGGACAATTGCGCAAGTGCAGCATCCAGGGAGTCCACACCGGCCCCTTGCCCTGCACCACCTTCAAAGGGAGCAGGGACAGTGAGCCAGACAAGCCTGTACTCCAAACCGCTCAG TGAGTCCCTGGGCAGCCCTCTCTCCGTTGCCCTGCCACTGCCCCTCTCCTCATCAGAGCCAGTGTATCACTCCTCGGTGCCGTTGCCCAGCCTCACTCCTTCCTCATTAGTGACTGCCAACTCTTCGAATCCTCCCTCCTGTTCTTCAACAGCCCCCACCACTTCCTCCTCTGTACCCTCCTCCTCTCACTTCTCCACAGTGGGGGGAAGTTACGATGGGACCATGCCACCTCACACACGACTGGCCTTTTCCCAGAGCAAAGAGGCCACGGGGCCAGTCATG AATGGTCTAAATGGTGTAAGGACCTCAGTTGCTCTGGACA CTTCATCAGCATCCTCCACACCGAAGCCAGAGTCGCCGTCAATGAACATCACCAACGGAACCTCCGCACCTTCCTCCCTCTTACCCTCTACCCTGACTGCACACAATTCCACCACACTCTCCAACCTGGCACAGGACATGCCCTCAGCCAGCCATCTCAACTCACTCAACAG CCATGTCAGCAGTCATTCCTCAGTCTCAGCTCTGGGCTCCAGCTCTCTCACT TACACCAGTGTTGACAACAGCAGTGTGAGCTCTCTGGCTCCTTCCACTGGCTCCTACTCGTCATCGCAGCCCTCAGCACTCCACTCAAcccacaacagcagcaacagtagCAGCAGCGGCATCAGCCACCTGGCCAACATGGGTAACAACATGAGCAGCACCGTCGCTGGTATTGTTGGCATCAGTGGACTTCACTCTGCTGCCATTGCCGCCAGCACCGCGCTGGGACTCTGCTCCAATGGAGCTACTGCCACGTCCAACCTCTCTGCACCGAGGACCACACCCctgctctcctcctccactg GTAAAGCTCCTCCTAACTTGTCCCAGGGAGTGCCTCCTCTACTGCCAAACCAGTATATCATGGGCCCAGGGGGGCTGCTGCCAGCATACCCA ATCTATGGTTACGAAGACCTCCATATGCTCCAGTCCAGACTGCCAATG CCCTCTTTGCAGGATTACTATGGAATCACATTCCCTGGCCCCACAGCGACTCTCTCTGGTAGAGACGGGAGCCTAGCCAACAACCCCTACTCAG GTGAAGTCACAAAGTTTGGCAGGAACGACTCCACCTCCCCGGCACCCCCCACAAGCCTGGCGGCCCCGCAGCCTCCCCAGGGACAGAGCCAAGGACAGAGCCAGGCCCAGCCCCAGCCTCCTCAGGCCCAGGGCCAGCCGCAGCACCACAGCAGTCAGCAGGCCTTTCTGCCTCCAGGCTACAGCTACACAGGCCTGCCTTACTACGCTGGAGTGCCTGGAGCCGTACCCAGTGCTGCTGCCTTCCAGTATGGCCACACCATGTTTGTTCCTCCCGGGGGTCCGGGACCAGCCTCGGCCAAGCAGCATACTATGGGCCTTGGTCTGGGAAACCCCTCAGCTAGCCCCTTCCAGCAGCAGACACAGCAGCAGTCCAGCGGTTACGGCCAGCACACCTTCAGCTCAG GGTATGAGGAGCTGACAGCCGGGCCAGCAGGAGTGGACTACAGCAAAGGATACAACTCCTCCTCACAGGCACAAGCCAAATCTGCTGCTTCTGGACCTGGGAAAg GCGTCTCGGTGACCTCCAGTAACTCGGGTGTGCCGGACATCAGCGGAAGTGTTTACAATAAGACCCAG TCTTTTGATAAGCAAGGTTTCCATGCGGGGACCCCCCCTCCCTTCAGTCTGCCATCAGCACTGGGGGGTCCAGGGCCTCTGAACCCTGGAGCAGCTCCTGGAGGCTATGCACCGGCCCCATTCCTCCACATCCTGCCTCACCAGCAACCACACTCACAGCTGCTGCACCACCATTTAGCTCAGGATGGACAG GGTGGTCCTAGCCAGCGTGGCCAGtccagcagcctgcagcagaaGAGCCAAGTCAACAAGTCGAGCTATGGCAGCTCCCCCTACTGGGCCAACTAA